In Cloacibacterium caeni, a single window of DNA contains:
- a CDS encoding MarR family winged helix-turn-helix transcriptional regulator, producing the protein METKTKEKVENVDLMLKSVWLAVSKMYSEQASMHNSTAVQALTLLKIDPKEGTRSTNLGPKMAIEPTSLTRIIKLLEDNGYIYKEKTTSDKREVIIKLTDKGLKSRNLSKEVVVGFNKKVVEKIDPEKFSVFKEVMGEILKIANDMNNKK; encoded by the coding sequence ATGGAAACTAAGACTAAAGAGAAAGTAGAAAATGTAGACTTAATGCTTAAATCAGTTTGGTTGGCAGTGAGTAAAATGTACTCCGAACAAGCTTCTATGCATAATTCTACTGCTGTACAAGCTTTAACACTACTTAAAATCGATCCTAAAGAAGGAACAAGAAGTACCAATCTTGGTCCTAAAATGGCTATTGAGCCCACTTCTTTGACTAGAATTATCAAACTTTTAGAAGATAATGGTTATATCTACAAAGAAAAAACAACTTCTGATAAAAGAGAAGTAATTATTAAACTTACAGACAAAGGACTTAAATCTAGAAACCTTTCAAAAGAGGTAGTTGTAGGATTTAATAAAAAAGTAGTAGAAAAAATAGACCCAGAGAAATTTTCTGTTTTTAAAGAAGTCATGGGAGAGATTTTGAAAATTGCTAATGATATGAACAATAAAAAATAA
- a CDS encoding TlpA family protein disulfide reductase, producing MKKLIFSTLILTALFSCKKNETPDQLTEETTTETVDSSAVTPANALPEVNQEQLKAMVAPQKNDTIYVTNFFATWCGPCMKEIPHFKEKMEELKGKPVKFTFVSVDAKEDWNTAVSDFADEYNIRKNVVLFDASMIAPDYFTTITKTWDGGSIPFTVIKKGDKEIETVGMMSKEDLDAKLNSFK from the coding sequence ATGAAAAAATTAATCTTTTCCACACTTATATTAACCGCACTATTTTCTTGTAAAAAGAACGAAACTCCAGACCAATTAACAGAAGAAACAACCACTGAAACAGTAGATAGTTCAGCTGTAACTCCTGCTAATGCTTTGCCTGAAGTAAATCAAGAACAATTAAAAGCAATGGTTGCACCACAAAAAAATGACACCATTTATGTAACCAATTTCTTTGCAACTTGGTGTGGACCTTGTATGAAAGAGATTCCGCATTTCAAAGAAAAAATGGAAGAACTAAAAGGAAAACCAGTGAAATTTACCTTTGTAAGTGTAGATGCTAAAGAAGATTGGAACACCGCTGTAAGTGATTTTGCGGATGAATACAATATCAGAAAAAATGTAGTTCTTTTTGATGCTTCTATGATTGCACCAGATTATTTCACTACTATTACCAAGACTTGGGACGGTGGTTCTATTCCTTTTACCGTGATTAAAAAAGGTGATAAAGAAATAGAAACAGTAGGAATGATGAGCAAAGAAGATTTAGATGCAAAACTGAATTCTTTTAAATAA
- the udk gene encoding uridine kinase — protein sequence MLVIGIAGGTGSGKTTVVNNILQQLNAEGVNVLSQDNYYHDNHQLSLSEREALNYDHPKSIDFELLVKHVKALKRGENIEQPLYSFVTHSRTGDHVTVEPKNVLIVEGILVLTNQELLKEFDLKVFVHADSDERLIRRIKRDTQERGRDLHEVLHRYQTTLKPMHQEFIEPSKNEADLIVPNMRKNSVAIDFLSTVINNSLKKAY from the coding sequence ATGTTAGTAATAGGTATTGCAGGTGGAACTGGTTCTGGTAAAACCACCGTAGTGAATAATATTTTGCAACAATTGAATGCAGAAGGTGTAAATGTACTATCTCAAGACAATTATTACCATGATAATCACCAATTATCACTCTCAGAAAGAGAAGCGCTGAATTATGACCATCCAAAATCAATCGATTTTGAATTATTGGTAAAACATGTAAAAGCACTTAAAAGAGGAGAAAACATAGAACAACCTTTGTATTCTTTCGTAACGCATTCTAGAACGGGAGACCATGTTACTGTAGAGCCTAAAAACGTTTTAATTGTAGAAGGAATTCTGGTTTTGACCAATCAGGAACTTTTAAAGGAATTCGATCTTAAAGTATTTGTACATGCAGATTCAGACGAAAGATTAATCAGAAGAATTAAGCGTGACACACAAGAGCGCGGTAGAGATTTACACGAAGTTCTTCACCGTTATCAAACTACGCTGAAACCGATGCATCAAGAGTTTATAGAACCTTCTAAAAACGAAGCAGACCTTATTGTTCCTAACATGAGAAAAAATTCTGTAGCTATTGATTTTCTTTCTACAGTCATTAACAACTCTCTTAAAAAAGCCTATTAA
- a CDS encoding methylmalonyl-CoA mutase family protein: MFAQVTLQDWENLVKKQLKIEDIYAVLTKENLEGISVKPYYADTDFILKNLPKVEESTHLVAKYQDNLEEHAYAFLLEHNVEHLTEKTLFVANKDLAGHISLADDNQYISLIDVFENQEINTKLAEELLSKNFKRNIAVDITFYQNAGASITQQLALALAKAKDLAEVFGAEILEKLVFKFAVGGNYFFEIAKIRAFKILFNQLSKEFGLDSIPYIFTETSLRNKAKNDEENNLIRSTLELSAAMIAGSDAVYSNDFKVQNSNSLSEEISFKQQIVLAYESIINVFDDAANGSYYIEEITHQFAENAWKLFLEIENSGGFVENLKSGKIAEMIYQQAIAEQNWVEEGKIKLIGVNLYPKLEKTKSVEQLYNAQEIKPVRWAEMFE; this comes from the coding sequence ATGTTTGCTCAAGTTACCCTTCAGGATTGGGAAAATCTGGTCAAAAAACAATTGAAAATAGAAGATATTTATGCCGTTCTTACCAAAGAAAACTTGGAAGGCATTTCTGTAAAACCTTATTATGCCGACACTGATTTTATCTTAAAAAACCTGCCAAAAGTAGAAGAATCTACGCATTTGGTCGCAAAATATCAAGATAATTTAGAAGAGCATGCTTATGCGTTTTTACTAGAGCATAATGTAGAACATTTGACTGAAAAAACACTTTTCGTAGCCAACAAAGATTTGGCAGGACACATTTCTCTTGCAGATGATAATCAATATATTTCTTTGATAGATGTTTTTGAAAATCAAGAAATCAACACAAAATTAGCGGAGGAATTATTGTCTAAAAATTTCAAAAGAAATATTGCGGTAGATATTACTTTCTATCAAAATGCTGGAGCTTCTATCACGCAACAATTGGCTTTAGCATTAGCAAAAGCAAAAGACTTAGCAGAAGTTTTTGGGGCTGAAATTTTAGAAAAATTGGTTTTCAAATTTGCAGTAGGCGGGAATTATTTCTTTGAAATTGCAAAAATCAGAGCATTTAAAATCCTTTTCAATCAACTTTCTAAAGAATTCGGACTAGACAGCATTCCTTACATTTTCACAGAAACTTCGCTAAGAAATAAAGCTAAAAACGACGAAGAAAATAACCTTATTCGTTCTACTTTAGAGCTTTCTGCAGCCATGATTGCTGGTTCTGATGCGGTTTATAGCAATGATTTTAAAGTACAAAATTCCAATTCACTTTCAGAGGAAATTTCATTTAAACAACAAATTGTTTTAGCATACGAAAGTATTATTAATGTCTTTGACGATGCTGCCAACGGAAGTTATTATATTGAAGAAATTACCCATCAATTCGCAGAAAACGCTTGGAAATTATTCTTAGAAATCGAAAATTCTGGTGGTTTTGTTGAAAATCTAAAATCTGGAAAAATTGCTGAAATGATCTATCAACAAGCAATTGCAGAACAAAATTGGGTAGAAGAAGGTAAAATAAAACTCATTGGTGTAAATCTTTACCCAAAACTAGAAAAAACTAAATCTGTAGAACAACTTTATAACGCTCAGGAAATAAAACCAGTAAGATGGGCTGAAATGTTTGAATAA
- a CDS encoding FtsB family cell division protein, with protein sequence MKELIKDIQKKSPSWRFVQKYLLNKYFITIFLFLVWMIFFDSTSWLVIKDLNKEIDKYEEQLSYYKSEYHKNDAFYKKLMNNKAEKEKFARENYFMKKKNEEIFILVVDSSAIKQKEEE encoded by the coding sequence ATGAAGGAACTAATTAAAGATATTCAGAAAAAATCTCCGAGTTGGCGTTTCGTGCAGAAATACCTTCTCAATAAATATTTCATTACCATTTTTCTTTTTTTGGTATGGATGATTTTTTTTGATTCCACATCTTGGTTAGTCATCAAAGATTTAAACAAAGAAATAGACAAATACGAAGAACAACTCTCGTATTACAAGTCAGAATATCATAAAAATGATGCTTTCTATAAAAAGCTCATGAATAACAAAGCAGAAAAAGAAAAGTTTGCGCGAGAAAATTATTTTATGAAAAAGAAAAATGAAGAAATTTTCATTCTCGTGGTAGACAGTTCTGCCATAAAACAAAAAGAAGAAGAATAA
- a CDS encoding 3-hydroxyacyl-CoA dehydrogenase/enoyl-CoA hydratase family protein: protein MKRRIKHVTVLGSGIMGSGIAAHFANIGVEVLLLDIVPFELTEAEQKKGLTKEDKAVRNRIATESLAKLVKASPALLYKKEFAERISVGNFDDDLQKIKNTDWIIEVVVERLDIKKSVYEKIEQFRKPGTLVSSNTSGIPINMLVEGRSDDFKKYFAGTHFFNPVRYLPLLEIIPTNDTDAEIVKFYMEYGAKFLGKTTVLAKDTPAFIANRIGVFSMMNLLHNVKSIGLNVTEVDKLTGPVIGRPKSATFRTADVVGLDTLVHVANGVHASGVEDEQFKGTFVLPDYINMMMENKWLGSKTEQGFYKKVKNADGKSEIHGLNLDSYQYENQGKANFATLELTKNIDKPIDRFKVLIGGKDKAGELYRKSLGALFAYVSHKIPEISDELYKVDDAMKAGFGWENGPFEIWDAVGVQKGIELATEAGFTVSEWVKSVESFYKVNEEGQSIFFDKNSGNYNNIPGQEAFIILDNIRKNKTLWSNSGSAIQDLGDGIINFEIRSKMNSLGGEVLDGLNRAIDLAEKEYDGLVIGNQAANFSVGANLAMILMMAIEQDWDDLNMAIAYFQKSMMRVRYSSVPVVVAPHGLTLGGGCEMTMHADKVVAAAETYIGLVETGVGVIPGGGGTKEFALRTSKEFAADDVKNNRMREAFMNIAMGKVATSAHEAYDMGILQNHKDIVVVNKNRQIAEAKKVAKLMAEQGYTQPIQQKVKVLGQGALGMFYVGTDQMLTGNYISEHDKKIADKLAYVMVGGNLSEPTVVTEQYLLNLEREAFLQLCGERKTLERIQFMLQKGKPLRN from the coding sequence ATGAAAAGACGAATTAAACACGTTACAGTTCTTGGTTCAGGAATTATGGGAAGCGGAATTGCTGCGCACTTTGCAAACATTGGCGTAGAAGTTCTCCTTCTTGATATTGTTCCGTTTGAATTAACAGAAGCTGAACAGAAAAAAGGTCTTACCAAAGAAGACAAAGCAGTACGAAACAGAATTGCTACAGAAAGTTTGGCTAAATTAGTAAAAGCCAGCCCTGCTCTACTTTATAAAAAAGAGTTTGCAGAAAGAATCTCTGTAGGAAATTTTGATGATGATTTGCAAAAAATCAAAAATACAGATTGGATTATCGAGGTGGTAGTAGAAAGATTAGACATTAAAAAGTCTGTTTACGAAAAAATCGAACAATTCCGTAAACCTGGAACTTTGGTGTCTTCTAATACTTCTGGTATTCCTATTAATATGTTGGTAGAAGGCAGAAGTGATGATTTCAAAAAATATTTTGCAGGAACGCACTTCTTTAACCCGGTAAGATATTTACCGCTTTTAGAAATTATTCCTACCAATGATACCGATGCTGAAATCGTGAAATTCTACATGGAATATGGCGCTAAATTCTTAGGAAAAACTACGGTTTTAGCAAAAGATACCCCAGCGTTCATCGCAAACAGAATTGGAGTTTTTTCTATGATGAATTTACTTCACAATGTAAAATCTATTGGTCTTAATGTAACTGAAGTTGATAAATTAACAGGTCCAGTTATTGGTAGACCTAAATCTGCAACTTTCAGAACAGCAGACGTGGTAGGTTTAGATACTTTGGTTCACGTAGCAAACGGTGTTCACGCTTCTGGTGTAGAAGATGAGCAATTCAAAGGAACTTTTGTTTTGCCAGATTACATCAATATGATGATGGAAAACAAATGGTTAGGTTCTAAAACGGAACAAGGTTTCTACAAAAAAGTGAAAAATGCTGATGGAAAATCAGAAATTCACGGTCTTAATTTAGATTCTTATCAATACGAAAATCAAGGAAAAGCAAATTTTGCAACGCTTGAACTCACTAAAAATATTGATAAACCAATTGACAGATTCAAAGTTTTAATTGGTGGAAAAGACAAAGCAGGCGAATTGTACAGAAAATCTCTGGGAGCTCTTTTCGCTTATGTTTCTCACAAAATTCCTGAAATTTCAGACGAGCTTTACAAAGTAGATGATGCGATGAAAGCTGGTTTCGGTTGGGAAAACGGACCTTTCGAAATTTGGGATGCTGTAGGTGTTCAAAAAGGCATTGAATTGGCTACAGAAGCAGGTTTTACCGTTTCAGAATGGGTAAAATCCGTAGAATCATTCTACAAAGTAAATGAAGAAGGACAAAGTATTTTCTTCGACAAAAATTCTGGAAATTACAACAATATTCCTGGTCAAGAAGCTTTCATCATTCTTGATAATATCAGAAAAAATAAAACATTGTGGAGCAATTCTGGTTCTGCAATCCAAGATTTAGGAGACGGAATCATCAACTTTGAGATTCGTTCAAAAATGAATTCTCTTGGTGGTGAAGTTCTAGATGGTTTAAACAGAGCTATCGACTTAGCAGAAAAAGAATACGACGGTTTAGTAATCGGAAATCAAGCAGCTAATTTCTCTGTTGGAGCAAATTTAGCGATGATTTTGATGATGGCAATCGAGCAGGATTGGGATGATTTGAATATGGCAATTGCTTACTTCCAAAAATCGATGATGAGAGTTCGCTACTCTTCTGTTCCTGTTGTAGTTGCTCCTCACGGATTAACTTTGGGTGGTGGTTGCGAAATGACCATGCATGCTGATAAAGTAGTTGCTGCTGCAGAAACTTACATCGGTTTAGTAGAAACTGGAGTGGGTGTAATTCCTGGTGGTGGTGGTACTAAAGAATTCGCTTTGAGAACTTCTAAAGAATTCGCTGCTGATGATGTTAAAAACAATAGAATGCGAGAAGCTTTTATGAATATCGCAATGGGTAAAGTTGCAACTTCTGCTCACGAAGCTTATGATATGGGAATTCTTCAAAATCACAAAGATATCGTGGTGGTAAACAAAAACCGTCAAATTGCTGAAGCGAAGAAAGTAGCTAAATTAATGGCAGAACAAGGTTATACTCAACCAATTCAACAGAAAGTAAAAGTTCTTGGGCAAGGTGCATTAGGTATGTTCTATGTAGGAACTGACCAAATGTTAACTGGAAATTACATTTCTGAACACGATAAGAAAATAGCAGATAAATTGGCTTATGTAATGGTTGGTGGTAATCTTTCTGAACCAACTGTAGTTACAGAACAATATTTATTGAATCTTGAAAGAGAAGCATTCTTACAATTGTGTGGTGAAAGAAAAACACTTGAGAGAATTCAGTTTATGTTACAAAAAGGTAAACCGCTAAGAAACTAA
- a CDS encoding SanA/YdcF family protein produces MILANFWVFSLTEGRTYTKISKIPPREVALVLGTSPKTMAGNANPYFISRMDATALLYHHGKIKKIIVSGEKSKGYNEPKAMKNFLIYQGGVPENIILEDPKGFNTRESILRCKNEYKQKNVIIVSQGFHNLRALFFARNIGMNALGFDAQDVTKYQSYYRNHFREFLARVQAVVYYIFGISNEEEHLKK; encoded by the coding sequence ATGATATTGGCAAACTTCTGGGTATTTTCTCTCACCGAAGGAAGAACGTATACTAAAATTTCTAAAATTCCGCCAAGAGAAGTAGCACTGGTTCTGGGAACTTCTCCAAAAACGATGGCAGGAAATGCCAATCCTTATTTTATTTCTAGAATGGATGCCACTGCGCTGCTTTATCATCATGGAAAAATCAAAAAAATCATTGTAAGTGGCGAAAAAAGTAAAGGCTATAACGAACCAAAAGCCATGAAAAATTTCTTGATTTACCAAGGTGGCGTTCCCGAAAACATTATTCTAGAAGACCCAAAAGGTTTTAACACTCGCGAAAGTATTCTAAGATGCAAAAATGAATACAAACAAAAAAACGTAATCATTGTTTCACAAGGATTTCATAACCTTAGAGCTTTATTTTTTGCAAGAAATATTGGCATGAACGCATTAGGATTTGATGCCCAAGATGTTACTAAATATCAGAGTTATTACAGAAATCACTTTAGAGAATTTCTCGCAAGAGTACAGGCTGTAGTATATTATATTTTTGGAATTTCAAATGAAGAAGAACATCTGAAAAAATAA
- a CDS encoding ABC transporter ATP-binding protein yields the protein MFLQIKNTTIGYQKPLISEVNASLDYGDVCLLIGNNGVGKTTLIKSILNQIPTLNGEIFINKKSNKKLTDKEIAEQIAVVFAKSQIPANYTTEDLISLGKFIHLPFYYQLEIEDIEHVNSIISQLKLEEYRNIQLQKLSDGNLQKAFIGRALAQNSPMIVLDEPTTHLDEENKIIILKLLRDLAKNHNKIILFSSHDWRLAKEFSDKIWFINDQNLQEGLAEDILLKNDLLTNPRLFTINEDFVSPEIIAPFLEKEMLYSALQKNFKRDLSGFKIEFQGAFWEIFYQNIRFSCQSIDEILISIRNCL from the coding sequence ATGTTTTTACAAATAAAAAATACAACAATTGGTTACCAAAAACCTCTTATTTCAGAGGTTAATGCGTCATTGGATTACGGTGATGTTTGTTTGCTGATTGGTAATAATGGTGTAGGTAAAACTACATTAATTAAGTCAATTCTCAATCAAATTCCAACTTTGAATGGAGAAATTTTCATCAACAAAAAATCAAATAAAAAACTTACAGATAAAGAAATTGCAGAACAAATAGCAGTGGTTTTTGCAAAATCTCAAATTCCCGCAAATTACACCACAGAAGATTTAATTTCCCTTGGAAAATTCATTCATTTGCCTTTTTATTATCAGTTAGAAATTGAAGATATAGAACATGTCAACAGCATTATTTCTCAGTTAAAGCTGGAAGAATATAGAAATATTCAGTTGCAGAAATTGTCAGATGGAAATCTTCAAAAAGCCTTTATTGGAAGAGCTTTAGCACAGAATTCTCCTATGATTGTTTTAGATGAACCTACAACTCATTTAGACGAAGAAAATAAAATAATCATCTTAAAATTGTTGAGAGATTTGGCTAAAAACCACAATAAAATCATTCTTTTTTCTTCTCACGATTGGCGATTGGCTAAAGAATTTTCAGATAAAATTTGGTTTATTAATGACCAAAATCTCCAAGAAGGTTTGGCAGAAGACATTCTTTTGAAGAATGATTTATTGACCAATCCTCGACTTTTTACCATCAATGAAGACTTTGTTTCACCTGAAATTATAGCTCCATTTTTAGAAAAAGAAATGTTGTACTCTGCTTTGCAAAAAAACTTTAAAAGAGACCTTTCTGGTTTTAAAATAGAATTTCAGGGTGCATTTTGGGAGATTTTTTACCAAAACATCAGGTTTTCTTGTCAATCTATTGACGAAATACTGATATCAATTAGAAATTGCTTATAA
- a CDS encoding iron ABC transporter permease — protein sequence MNNKTFQTILIFLFSLVVITILINLNIGFIKLGLADFFDGNAQNSQIAELRMNRVLAMFLAGVSIPTSGFLLQEYFQNPLAGPSVLGITSVASLSVAFYIFFSQDFTLPEFLQNGFISISAILGSLFLMSILLIFSRKFQDKSYLIIFGFLVSALAGAVVSILQLYAENQSLKNYILWSFGANNQVTRNQLWVLFIVVLVGLFLSFKSIKPLIGNSLGNQYAKSLGVNLEQLKYFVIIASSLLSASVTAFLGPILFIGIVVPHFSRMIYSPAKLWQQWILNMILGVFIMEFFSIISEISQFPINVITSLFGVPVILMMILKKK from the coding sequence GTGAACAATAAAACCTTCCAAACCATTCTTATTTTCCTGTTTTCATTGGTGGTGATTACGATTCTCATCAATTTAAATATAGGCTTTATAAAACTAGGTTTAGCAGATTTTTTTGATGGCAATGCTCAGAACTCACAAATTGCAGAACTCAGAATGAATCGTGTTTTAGCGATGTTTCTAGCAGGCGTTTCTATTCCTACTTCTGGATTTCTTTTGCAAGAATATTTTCAAAATCCTTTAGCAGGACCTTCGGTTCTTGGGATAACTTCTGTTGCGAGTTTAAGCGTAGCCTTTTACATCTTTTTTTCTCAAGATTTTACTTTACCAGAATTTTTGCAAAATGGTTTCATCAGTATTTCTGCAATTCTTGGAAGCCTTTTTCTGATGAGTATTTTATTGATTTTTTCTAGAAAATTTCAAGATAAATCATATCTGATTATTTTTGGTTTCTTGGTTTCTGCTTTAGCTGGAGCAGTAGTTTCTATCTTACAATTATATGCAGAAAATCAAAGTCTGAAAAACTATATTTTATGGAGTTTTGGTGCAAATAATCAGGTGACCAGAAATCAACTTTGGGTGCTATTCATTGTAGTATTAGTTGGTTTGTTTTTAAGTTTCAAAAGCATAAAACCGCTCATCGGGAATAGTTTAGGAAATCAATATGCTAAAAGTTTAGGGGTAAATTTAGAGCAACTGAAATATTTTGTCATCATTGCTTCTTCCCTACTTTCTGCTTCTGTTACAGCGTTTTTAGGGCCTATTTTGTTTATAGGAATCGTAGTTCCTCATTTTAGCAGAATGATTTATTCGCCTGCGAAATTGTGGCAACAGTGGATTTTGAACATGATTCTGGGAGTTTTTATTATGGAGTTTTTCTCTATTATTTCAGAGATTTCTCAATTCCCAATTAATGTCATTACGAGTTTGTTTGGAGTACCTGTAATTCTGATGATGATTTTGAAGAAAAAATAA
- a CDS encoding thiolase family protein: MSNKTAYIVAGYRTAVGKAPKGSLRFTRPDVMAAKVIEKLMADLPQLDKDRIDDLIVGNAMPEAEQGLNVARLISLMGLNTDKVPGVTVNRYCASGSEAIAIASAKIQAGMADCIIAGGAESMSFIPMGGYKPVPESHYAKSNPDYYWGMGYTAEEVAKQYKITREEQDQFAFESHQKALKAIAEGKFAKQIVPIPVEYNFLDENQKVQTKKFDFSVDEGPRADTSVEGLAKLRPVFAAGGSVTAGNSSQMSDGAAFVVVMSEEMVKELNLEPIARLVSYAAVGLEPRIMGVGPIYAIPKALKQAGLSLQDIGLIELNEAFASQSVAIKKELDLNPEILNVNGGAIALGHPLGCTGTKLTVQLLDEMKLRGVKYGMVSMCVGTGQGAASVIELL; this comes from the coding sequence ATGTCAAATAAAACAGCATATATAGTAGCAGGTTACAGAACAGCGGTTGGTAAAGCTCCGAAAGGAAGTTTAAGATTTACCAGACCAGATGTAATGGCTGCAAAAGTTATAGAAAAATTGATGGCAGATTTGCCACAATTAGATAAAGATAGAATCGACGATTTAATCGTTGGTAACGCAATGCCAGAAGCAGAACAAGGCTTAAACGTGGCACGTCTCATTTCTTTAATGGGATTAAATACCGATAAAGTTCCAGGAGTTACCGTAAATAGATATTGTGCATCTGGTTCTGAAGCGATTGCGATTGCTTCTGCTAAAATTCAAGCAGGAATGGCAGATTGTATTATTGCAGGAGGTGCAGAAAGTATGTCTTTCATTCCAATGGGCGGTTATAAACCAGTTCCAGAAAGTCATTATGCTAAATCTAACCCAGATTATTATTGGGGAATGGGTTATACTGCAGAAGAAGTTGCTAAGCAATATAAAATTACAAGAGAAGAACAAGACCAGTTTGCTTTTGAATCTCATCAAAAAGCTTTGAAAGCTATTGCTGAAGGAAAATTTGCAAAACAAATCGTTCCAATTCCTGTAGAATATAATTTCTTAGATGAAAATCAAAAAGTTCAAACCAAAAAATTTGATTTCTCAGTAGACGAAGGTCCTAGAGCAGACACTTCTGTTGAAGGTTTGGCAAAATTAAGACCTGTTTTCGCAGCTGGAGGTTCTGTTACCGCAGGAAACTCTTCTCAAATGTCTGATGGTGCTGCTTTCGTAGTAGTAATGTCAGAAGAAATGGTAAAAGAATTAAACCTTGAGCCAATTGCAAGATTAGTTTCTTATGCAGCTGTTGGTTTAGAGCCAAGAATTATGGGAGTTGGACCAATTTACGCCATTCCAAAAGCGTTAAAACAAGCTGGGCTTTCTCTTCAAGATATTGGTTTAATTGAATTGAACGAAGCATTTGCTTCTCAATCCGTTGCGATTAAAAAAGAATTGGATTTAAATCCAGAAATTTTAAATGTAAATGGTGGAGCTATCGCTCTTGGTCACCCTCTAGGTTGTACAGGAACTAAATTGACGGTTCAACTTCTTGACGAAATGAAATTAAGAGGCGTGAAATACGGAATGGTTTCAATGTGTGTAGGAACAGGACAAGGCGCAGCTTCTGTAATTGAACTATTGTAA